A stretch of DNA from Actinomycetota bacterium:
ATGAAATCATCAGAAACACGAACTGAGTTATTTGCATTTTGGTACTGGACTGAAACGATATCCTTGCCACCAAGATCCATGTCGTAGCCAGCATCGCGCAGTGCCCGAATCTTGTCTTCTTCGCGCACCTTGGTCTCGATGAACTCTTCGATGTCTGGATGATCGATGTCGAGAACTACCATCTTGGCAGCGCGACGAGTTGCGCCACCGCTCTTAATAGTTCCGGCAGACGCGTCAGCTCCGCGCATGAATGAGACCGGACCGGACGCGGTGCCACCAGAACCCTTCAACAGCTCTTTGCTTGAGCGAATGCGGCTGAGGTTTAGCCCGGCACCTGATCCACCCTTGAAGATCATGCCTTCTTCTTTGTACCAATTCAGAATGCTATCCATCGTGTCGTCAACACTGAGAATGAAACACGCACTGACCTGTTGTGGTGAGGAGGTTCCCACATTGAACCAGACCGGTGAGTTGAAACTAAACACCTGGTGCAGCAACATCCAGGTGAGCTCGTGTTCGAAGATGTCGGCATCAGCTGGCGTGGCGAAGTAACCGTACTCGCGACCCGCCTTTGTGTAAGTTAGAACTACCCGGTCAATCAACTGACGCAGTGAAGTTTCACGCTGTGGTGTGCCAACAGCGCCACGGAAATACTTAGTTGTCACAATTGTGGACGCATTAATGCTCCAGAAATCTGGAAATTCGACACCGCGTTGTTCAAAAACAGTTTCGCCAGTTTTCCAGTTTGTCTGCACTACATCGCGTGCTTCCCACGTAACGTCGTCGTACGGATGCACACCTTCAGTTGTGTACAACCGAGTCATGGTTAGGCCCTTGCCCTTGGTCTTGCCTGGTGCACCTGTTGGTGCGTTGACCATGTCGGTCATTTCTCCTCCTATTGAGTCCTACGAGTTTGCATCGTGTTGCCGCTTCACGATTAACGCTTACCCCAGGAACACATTTTCTATTTTGTTGTTTAGTTATGTTCGGTTGGCATGGGAAGTGCTTTGGGGAAGCAAAGTTTTTGGTTAAATCGGTGGTCCGGCGGATACCGATTTGCTCGTTCTTAGGTCTTCGATTTCTAGTTCGAAGTCCCCTAGTGAATCAAACGAACGGTACACACTTGCGAATCGCAAATATGCAACTTCGTCTAATTCGCGAAGTGGTCCTAGTATGGCTAGGCCCACTTCGTGGCTCGGTACCTCAGCACTGCCTGATTGACGCACTGTGTCCTCAACTTTGGCGGCCAAGATCGCAAGGTCGTCTTCGGAAACTGGCCGACCTTGACAGGCGCGACGTACTCCACTGACAACTTTCTCGCGGCTAAATGGCTCCGAGACGCCATTTCGCTTCATCACCAGCAACGTGATCGTTTCGACAGTCGTGAATCGTCGAGCGCACTGTGGGCATTCACGACGCCGACGAATGGCGTTGCCGTCATCACTACTGCGTGAATCCACCACTCGCGAATCGTCATGGCGACAGAATGGACAATGCATTCGAGCCTCCTTTGGCGATTCGAACCGATTAACCCCTAGATGTTGGGTCTAAGCTCAACCGGTTTCGTTGTTACTGGTGTTACTAGTGGTGCAAATGTGACTAAAGTGCCTGTTGTGACAGGGTTTTCACCAAAATCTGCTTCAATCTTGGGGACACCTTGGGGATATCCTGTGGGGATTGAAACACAATATGTGGTGTTGCCACACATGTATAACCACTAGATGTGCCACTTTAGGGGTAGTTTTTAAACAATGCAAGCAGATTGTAAATATCGGTCATTTTCGGCGTGTCGCCGAGGCTGGAAACAGGGGAATTAGTTGCCAGCAGGAACGAGGACACCCTGACCTGGAACCAGCTCACTGCCTGTAAAACCGTTTAATTGCTTGATTCTGAAGATAGTCTCTCGAGGATCAGCGAGGGGGTTTGCCTCAACTGCCAGGTCCCAAAGGGACTGACCCGGCTGAACAACTACGGTGTGAACCGTCGGGGCGGTGCCTGCTGCTATGGCCCCACGGCCGGCAGAAAACCACATCACGACTGCCAGAGGTAGCAGAATCAATAGGCCTACCACTCGCCTGCCACGCTTAGTTAGACGAATTGGAGTGCTATGCCCTGCTTGAAGGGCTTCCCATTGGAGTTTGCGCACTTGGGCGATCCGGGCTACCTCGTTGGCATCAACTAGTCGTAAATGTGACCGAGTTGAACTCAATCCAGTCGCCGCTGAAACTGTACTGCTTGCCATGATATCTCCTGTTTTACGTGCCTTATTCTGTTCGAACATCTGTTCGATTAGAACCTATGTTCAATTTGTACACCATGTCCCCGACACATTGCAACTATTTTTTGAACAAATGTTTGATTTTGTCCAAAAGATGCTCTAAAGTCGAGTCAAGACGCCAAGAAAGGCTTTAATTATGGGAAATTCGACCGATACCCCAATAACTAGCGAGCAAAATGTTGTGTCGCTGCCAGACTCCGCCGAAGGCAGCGATGGTTTGACCGCTCGGCAGCGGCTGATTCTCGATTACATCGGTACTGCTACCGCAGAGCGTGGCTATCCGCCAAGTATGCGCGAAATCGGTGAGGCAGTTGGCTTAACCAGCTCGGGTTCGGTCGCCTATCAATTGAAGATCTTAGGCGAGAAGGGCTTTATTAATCGCGATGCTACCCGGGCCCGCGCACTCGAGATTATTACTCCAGCAACTGGCCTACCTGAGCACTTAGCCGAGGGCGATTTAGTGCCAAGTGCTGCCTACGTACCACTAGTCGGCCAGATAGCTGCAGGCGGACCGATCTTAGCCGAGCAAGCGGTCGAGGAGGTTTTTCCACTACCAAAATCGCTAGTTGGTGATGGACAGTTGTTCATGCTCAAAGTCAAGGGCGACTCAATGATTGACGCGGCTATCTGTGATGGTGATTTTGTAGTGGTGCGTTCGCAACCCACATGTGAAAACGGCGACATAGTTGCTGCCCTTCTTGATGATGAAGCGACTGTTAAGACTTTCAAGAAGCGAGACGGTCATGTTTGGTTAATGCCACACAACCCGGCGTACGAGCCGATTATGGGTGATCAGGCAACCATCATGGGCAAGGTTGTTTCAGTACTTCGTAAGGTCTGAGTCCGTCGTTATTTTTCAGGCGACAGGACGTAGTCTTTTTGATCCGGGCAAAGGTGCGTTACTGAGCCCGCGATAATTCCCATGGCAAATTTCGTACGATCTTCTGGCGTAAAATTCGGTGGTGTATTGGCGCCATTTAACGTAACAATGTTTTTAATCACCCACATCACACTGCGGTTTGCCCGCAAACTGTCACAAACTAGGCCACCGAGTTGCACCGCGCCTTTGGGACTCATGTAATCCAAGCCAACCAAATTATTGGTTCTAAGCGATTCGTAGAATTCGGCAGTTCCGGTGGGTTGTGGCGTAGCTTTCTGCTGCTGACCACATGCGGCCAGTCCCAACACCAGAATTACTGTTGTAATAATTTGCCGGACTCTTTTAGCAATATTCACGATTACCTACTTCCCTCCTGCACTATACAGTTGCAATCTTAAACGTAAGTTAAATCAGAATTGGCTAGGAATTTTGCTCGTCCAACCGCTTCAGCGCAGCTACGACCGAATCCTTATCCGTGGTCCAGAACATTTCAGGCAATGACTTGCGCAACTTTGCACCATAGCGCGCTGTTGCCAGTCGACTATCCAGAACAGCTGCGACTCCGCGATCATCCATCGTCCTAATTAACCGGCCAACACCTTGAGCGAGTAACAACGCTGCTCGTGGAATAGAGACTGAGTTAAATCCGCTTTCACCCAGTTCGTCAGCCCGAGCCGACCGAGCTGCATACACCGGTTCATCAGGTCTTGGAAACGGGATACGGTCGATGGTAACTAAGGTGCAGGTTGCACCTGGTGCGTCGATACCCTGCCAGAAAGAGCGAGTACCTAGAAGCACTGCCTGCGGATTCGCTTTAAATTTTTCAACTAGCGCTGGTGTTGGGTCGCCGCGCTTGGCAACGATTAACTCGATGTCAGAGCGCCCAGCCAACCGAATTGCCAAGTACTCACCCGCTCGCTCAACTGACCGCCATGAGGAAAACAGACACAAACTTCGACCACCTGCAGCAGTTATTAGATCCGCTAGTTCATCGAAAACTTCTTCAGCCACACCGTCTTGACTCGGACTTGGCAGATGCGCCGAGCAGTACAAAATTCCTTGTCGTTGATAATCGAACGGACTGCCGACATCTAAAGAGTTCCAGTCGATTTGATTCTCGCCCCACGGGTCGTCCTCATCCGGTGCGGCATCCTCAAATTCAGGAACCTTCTTCTCGGCGATTAGTCCAACAGCGCGCGCAGTGTCATCCATCGTGCCAGCAATCTGCAGTGTTGCACTTGTTAACACCACGGTGCTTTCCTTAAACAATGCTTCGCGTAAGTAGCCTGAAACACTCAACGGGGCATGATGCAAAATTGGACTGCGAGTTTTATCTAGCCAGGTAACACTGTGCTCGTCTGTGCCAAGAAGCGCTCCGGTTACTTCATAAATTTCACTGATCGCCACTTTTGCTCGCTGTTTTGCTGCTGCGGTTTCTGGATCATCGGTACTGGACTGAGTCATTTCACCGCTGGCGACTTTGCAAACATCTCGCACATCAGTGAGGCAGGCGTGCAGTGAGCCAACCACTTCTGGGATGCGTTCAATGGAATAAGTCGTTTCATACCCATCAAGCACTCGACCCAAGTCATCAGCAACTTCAAGTATTCGGGTATGCGTTGCGGGTTGAATGTATTTTCGAATGAGGCCAGCTGCACGCTCCACGGCTGAAACCGTAAGTTCACCAGAGAGCGCCTTGGTAGTTTGATCAACTAACTCGTGCGCCTCGTCGATTACCACAACTTGGTGATCGGGCAAGATGGGAACCTGCTCAATTACATCAAGGGCGAGCATGGTGTGATTAGTTACCACAATTTCACTCTGGTAGGCCTTGTCCCTAGCTAATTCGGCAAAACATTTCTCGCCCCAAACACACTTGCTTTTGCCAACACATTCCCGTCCAGAAACACTCAGACTGCGCCAGAGTCGTGCGTCAATTTCATCGCCGAAGTCGTCCTTATCGCCAGTTTCGGTATTTAGCACCCAGGTCCGCAGTTTTTTAGCCTGGCGAGCCAACTTAGAAGTACTCTCTTCAAAAAGCGAGAGGCTCTCTTCTGCAGAGTCAGTTCCGGCGTCACGATTGAACTTATCTAGGCACACGTAATTGTTGCGTCCCTTTAAAACTGCGTAATTGACTTCATGAGGCAGAACTGGCGCAAGGGCCACCATTGCTTTAGGTAGGTCGCTAGTTACCAATTGGCGTTGCAAAGCGATCGTTGCGGTGGCAACAATTGTCCGACTAGCACTACTGCCCTTGGACCCGTTAGCAGCGCGAATAATGGCCGGAACTAAGTAGCCCAGAGACTTGCCCGTACCGGTACCAGCCTGGACCAACAGATGTTCCCCAGACTCCATAGCCTTAGCGATGGCGGTTGCCATTTGATGTTGTCCTTCGCGGCGCAGTCCGCCAAAACTCTCAACTACGGCCGCCAAAGCCTGCTCGACCGTTAGTTCACTCAATGCCATCGCCCTTAGTTTGGAAGCGATTGGAGTTCATCGGCCATCGCTGAAGGTACTTTACCAATAATGACTGACCCAACTTCGGTGTCGGTGCGCGATAGCACGGAACCTTCTCTATAGACCCGTGCGAGTAGGTCGCCTCGTTGATAAGGAATGCATACCTTGATGTTTACTTGAGGGTCAGGTAGTTGGACCTCAATCAGTGCGAGTAGTTCAGAGATACCGAATCCCGTTAAGGCTGATACTGCGATGCTGTTTGGTTCGCGAAGCAGAAGGCGGTCTAAGACAAATGGATCGGCCGCGTCCGATTTATTTATTACCACTAGCTCTGGAATGTTTGTGGCTTCAATCTCGGCCAATACCGAGCGAACGGCACTTAGCTGTCCTTCAGGGTCTGGGTCGGAGCCATCGACAACATGCAATATCAAATCTGCATCTGCCACCTCTTCCAGGGTTGACCGAAATGCTTCTACAAGTTGATGCGGGAGTTCCCGGACGAACCCAACGGTGTCGGTCAGAGTGTATTCCCGACCAGATGGCGTTCGCGCTTGGCGCACAATTGGATCAAGGGTGGCAAACAGCGCATTCTCAACCAGTACTCCAGCCCCAGTCATCCGATTTAACAAACTGCTTTTGCCGGCATTGGTGTATCCGGTAATCGCTACATTGGGCACTGCACTGCGGTGGCGCGCGGCTCGCTGGGTAATGCGAGCGGTATGCATTTGTGCAATTTCGCGACGCAACTTTGCCATTGATTTGCCGATGCGCCGACGGTCTGTTTCGAGTTTGGTTTCACCAGGACCGCGAGTTCCGATTCCGCCACCTTGCGAGCCAACTCGACCACCCGACTGCCGGCTTAATGATTCGCCCCAACCGCGCAAACGAGGCAGCATGTATTGCATTTGGGCAAGGCTTACTTGCGCTTTACCTTCACGACTTCGCGCATGTTGAGCAAAGATGTCGAGAATTAGCCAAGTGCGATCTACAACTTTTACTTTGACCACAGATTCCATCTTGCTCAACTGACTTGGTGATAGTTCACCATTACAAATAACAGTGTCAGCTTCGCTATCCATCACTATTTGTCGAAGCTCTTGAAGCTTTCCTGAGCCAATATACGTTGCAGGGTCTGGCCGATCCCGACGTTGAATCAGCGCATCCAAAACTTGTGAACCTGCTGTTTCGGCCAGGGCCGCTAACTCAGCCATCGAACGTGTTGATTGTTCGTAACTTCCCTCAGACCAAACTCCGATTAACACGACTCGTTCAAGACGTATTTCGCGGTATTCAACTTCGGTGACGTCTTTGAGCTCAGTGCCAAGGCCCGCAACACGACGCAACGCCGCTCTGGCCTCAAGATCCAGTTCACCGTCATTTGGCTCTGGCGATTGACTTGTTAGGAAATCTGCCATTGATCTCCGATGAGGTAGCCATCGGCTACAAATTCGGCTGGCCCACGCAAAATCAACGAACCGTCAGTATGACAATCAACGTGAACTGTGCCACCTAGAACATCAACTTGGACCGACCAATTTGCAGGCAGGTTGTTCTTGGTTGCCCAAACGTGTGCGGCCGCGCAGGCACCTGACCCACAGGACAAGGTCTCGCCAACACCGCGCTCAAAAGTGCGCATCGCAATGCGAGTTTCGGTTATCGGTGCGATGAACTCAACATTGGCACCACTCGGGAAAATCTCACGAGGTGCTAGATGTGGTGGCTCGTGTAGTGCACCGACGGCATGTACGTCTTCAACAATTGCAACACAGTGAGGGTTTGGCATGAATACTGCAGTAGCAGGCCAACTAGATATTTCTGTGGTCACTTTCGGGACTTCATTGACCAGTGAGCCACCTGGTAAGCCCATTTCGATCGCGATGTTTTCAAAAGTCACATCATTTGGATCTATGTGTGCCGTAACTGTTCCGGCACGGGTTCCGATTTTGAATGAACCTGGTGATTCGAGTTGGTTCTCGACTAGGTAGCGAGCAAAGACTCGTAATCCGTTGCCACAAGTTTCGGCAACTGAACCGTCTGCATTGCGATAGTCCATAAAGCACTGCGCGTCGTGGGCTCCGAATTCACTGGCTCTAGCCACGCGCAGCAACCCGTCAGCACCGATTCCTAGATGTCGGTCACATATTGCAGCGACTTGTTCTGCAGTTGGATTGAAGTCGGTGGTCAACCCAGAGATCACGACAAAGTCATTGCCGGTTCCATGTGCCTTCAGAAAAGGTATTCGCTGAGTTGTCATTAAGTTAAGTCTAAACGCTTTATTGAGCCGCAGGCTCAGGCTGTACTAAAGCCTTGACTTGGCTAAGCAGCGATTCAGAATCCGCTTCTAGCCATTGAATTCGCGAGTCTC
This window harbors:
- a CDS encoding vitamin B12-dependent ribonucleotide reductase (catalyzes the reduction of ribonucleotides to deoxyribonucleotides; the rate-limiting step in dNTP synthesis), which translates into the protein MTDMVNAPTGAPGKTKGKGLTMTRLYTTEGVHPYDDVTWEARDVVQTNWKTGETVFEQRGVEFPDFWSINASTIVTTKYFRGAVGTPQRETSLRQLIDRVVLTYTKAGREYGYFATPADADIFEHELTWMLLHQVFSFNSPVWFNVGTSSPQQVSACFILSVDDTMDSILNWYKEEGMIFKGGSGAGLNLSRIRSSKELLKGSGGTASGPVSFMRGADASAGTIKSGGATRRAAKMVVLDIDHPDIEEFIETKVREEDKIRALRDAGYDMDLGGKDIVSVQYQNANNSVRVSDDF
- the nrdR gene encoding transcriptional repressor NrdR, encoding MHCPFCRHDDSRVVDSRSSDDGNAIRRRRECPQCARRFTTVETITLLVMKRNGVSEPFSREKVVSGVRRACQGRPVSEDDLAILAAKVEDTVRQSGSAEVPSHEVGLAILGPLRELDEVAYLRFASVYRSFDSLGDFELEIEDLRTSKSVSAGPPI
- the lexA gene encoding transcriptional repressor LexA gives rise to the protein MGNSTDTPITSEQNVVSLPDSAEGSDGLTARQRLILDYIGTATAERGYPPSMREIGEAVGLTSSGSVAYQLKILGEKGFINRDATRARALEIITPATGLPEHLAEGDLVPSAAYVPLVGQIAAGGPILAEQAVEEVFPLPKSLVGDGQLFMLKVKGDSMIDAAICDGDFVVVRSQPTCENGDIVAALLDDEATVKTFKKRDGHVWLMPHNPAYEPIMGDQATIMGKVVSVLRKV
- a CDS encoding DUF732 domain-containing protein gives rise to the protein MVNIAKRVRQIITTVILVLGLAACGQQQKATPQPTGTAEFYESLRTNNLVGLDYMSPKGAVQLGGLVCDSLRANRSVMWVIKNIVTLNGANTPPNFTPEDRTKFAMGIIAGSVTHLCPDQKDYVLSPEK
- a CDS encoding ATP-dependent DNA helicase, with amino-acid sequence MALSELTVEQALAAVVESFGGLRREGQHQMATAIAKAMESGEHLLVQAGTGTGKSLGYLVPAIIRAANGSKGSSASRTIVATATIALQRQLVTSDLPKAMVALAPVLPHEVNYAVLKGRNNYVCLDKFNRDAGTDSAEESLSLFEESTSKLARQAKKLRTWVLNTETGDKDDFGDEIDARLWRSLSVSGRECVGKSKCVWGEKCFAELARDKAYQSEIVVTNHTMLALDVIEQVPILPDHQVVVIDEAHELVDQTTKALSGELTVSAVERAAGLIRKYIQPATHTRILEVADDLGRVLDGYETTYSIERIPEVVGSLHACLTDVRDVCKVASGEMTQSSTDDPETAAAKQRAKVAISEIYEVTGALLGTDEHSVTWLDKTRSPILHHAPLSVSGYLREALFKESTVVLTSATLQIAGTMDDTARAVGLIAEKKVPEFEDAAPDEDDPWGENQIDWNSLDVGSPFDYQRQGILYCSAHLPSPSQDGVAEEVFDELADLITAAGGRSLCLFSSWRSVERAGEYLAIRLAGRSDIELIVAKRGDPTPALVEKFKANPQAVLLGTRSFWQGIDAPGATCTLVTIDRIPFPRPDEPVYAARSARADELGESGFNSVSIPRAALLLAQGVGRLIRTMDDRGVAAVLDSRLATARYGAKLRKSLPEMFWTTDKDSVVAALKRLDEQNS
- the hflX gene encoding GTPase HflX gives rise to the protein MADFLTSQSPEPNDGELDLEARAALRRVAGLGTELKDVTEVEYREIRLERVVLIGVWSEGSYEQSTRSMAELAALAETAGSQVLDALIQRRDRPDPATYIGSGKLQELRQIVMDSEADTVICNGELSPSQLSKMESVVKVKVVDRTWLILDIFAQHARSREGKAQVSLAQMQYMLPRLRGWGESLSRQSGGRVGSQGGGIGTRGPGETKLETDRRRIGKSMAKLRREIAQMHTARITQRAARHRSAVPNVAITGYTNAGKSSLLNRMTGAGVLVENALFATLDPIVRQARTPSGREYTLTDTVGFVRELPHQLVEAFRSTLEEVADADLILHVVDGSDPDPEGQLSAVRSVLAEIEATNIPELVVINKSDAADPFVLDRLLLREPNSIAVSALTGFGISELLALIEVQLPDPQVNIKVCIPYQRGDLLARVYREGSVLSRTDTEVGSVIIGKVPSAMADELQSLPN
- the dapF gene encoding diaminopimelate epimerase, with the translated sequence MTTQRIPFLKAHGTGNDFVVISGLTTDFNPTAEQVAAICDRHLGIGADGLLRVARASEFGAHDAQCFMDYRNADGSVAETCGNGLRVFARYLVENQLESPGSFKIGTRAGTVTAHIDPNDVTFENIAIEMGLPGGSLVNEVPKVTTEISSWPATAVFMPNPHCVAIVEDVHAVGALHEPPHLAPREIFPSGANVEFIAPITETRIAMRTFERGVGETLSCGSGACAAAHVWATKNNLPANWSVQVDVLGGTVHVDCHTDGSLILRGPAEFVADGYLIGDQWQIS